The sequence below is a genomic window from Mycobacterium sp. ITM-2016-00316.
GAGGCCTACCCCCACCTGACCTAGCGGCCTCGGAGAGGCGCCTACTGCGCCTGACTGACCGAGGACATGTGAAAGTCGGGAATCCGCAAGGACGGCATGGTCGCCCGGGTCGCCCAGTCGCCCCATTCCCGCGGCAGGGTCGGCTCGCTGATGCCGGCCTCGGTGGCGCGGCGCAGCAGATCCAGCGGGCTCTCGTTGAACCGGAAGTTGTTGACCGCAGCGGTCACCGCCCCGTCCTCGATCAGGTAGACCCCGTCGCGGGTCAGCCCGGTCAGCAGCAACACCGCCGGGTCCACCGTGCGGATGTACCAGAGCGTGGTCAGCAGCAGCCCGCGTTCGGTGCCGGCGATCATGTCCGCCAGCGATCTGGTCCCGCCCGTCATCAGCAGGTTGTCGGCCGGAACCGTCACCGGCGCACCGAATTCCGCGGCCGCGGCCCGCGGGTAGGCCAGCGCGTTGATGGTGCCATCGCGCAGCCAGTCGACCCGGCCGATGTCCATGCCGTTGTCGAAGATCGAGGACTGCTCCGAGGAACGCGACGCCACCACGAACGGCGTGCACTCCTGCCCCGGCGCGGCCGGATCCGAATACAGCGTCAGGCCCAGATCGGTGAGCTTCTCCCCCACCCGGGTGCCGCCGGGTGCCGACAGCGCGGTGCGACCCTCCTGCGCACCGCGGCCATCCATGCTCCAGCCCAGGTAGATGAGCATGTCGGCGACGGTCGACGGCGGCATCAGCGTCTCGTATCGACCGGCGGGCAGCTCGACCGTGCGCGCCGCCCAGCCCAGCCGGGTCGACAACTCGTCGAGCAGACCGTCGGTGGGCACGTTGACGAAATCGGGTGTGCCGACGCCGGCCCACGCGCTGGCACCGCCACGTTTGGCGTTGATCTCCACCGAGCCGGTCGGCTGGGTGAAACGCCGGCGCAGCCCGCCCGAGGTGGCCACGAACGTGGTCTCCAGGATGTGCCGGGCGTACCCGTAGAGCCGGTCCTCGCCGCGGAAGCCGCGCACCAGACTGGTTGCCACATCGGCGAATACGTCGGCCCCGGTGCTCGGCACGGGTGTGTCCCAGTCCTCGGGGGCCGGCCCGCCGGGCAGCGCGGGGGCATTGTCGCTGGCCGCCGGCGCCGACGTCGCGGCGGCCTGGGACGCCGCGACCAGCGCCGCGAGGGCGGCCTGATCGACCTCGGTGGAGCTCACCGACCCGACGTGCGCCTGCTCACCGCGGCGCACCACCGAGATGACCGTGGTGCTGCGGCCCCGGGATTCGCCGTTGGTGGTCATCGAATTGCCGGCCCAGCGCAGCGACGCGTCGGCGCGGTCGGTGACGATGACGGTGGTCTCGTCGGCACCGCCGAGGCGCGCGGCCTCGGCGAGCACCTGGTCGACAAGCTGCTGTGCGGCGATCATGAGCGGCCCGATTCGGCTTGGGTGTTCAGCACATTCACTCCTCGGAACAGTGCCGACGGGCAGCCGTGGCTGACCGGCGCGACCTGGCCGGGTTGGGCCTTACCGCAGTTGAAGGCTCCGCCGAGCCGCCACGTGGACGGCCCCCCGACGGCTTCCATCGATCCCCAGAAGTCGGTGGTGGTGGCCTGGTAGGCGACATCGCGCAGCTGTCCATCCAGCTTGCCGTCCCGGATACGAAAGAACCGCTGCCCGGTGAACTGGAAGTTGTACCGCTGCATGTCGATTGACCAGGATTTGTCGCCGACGATGTAGATGCCCTCGGACACCCGGGAGATCAGGTCGTCGGTGCTGAGGTCCGCGGCGCCCGGCTGCAGCGAGACATTCGCCATCCGCTGGATCGGCACGTGGTGGGCGGAGTCCGCGTAGGAACATCCGTTGGACCGTGACTCCCCCAGCCGCGGCGCGAACACCCGGTCCAGCTGGTAGCCGACGAACAGTCCGTCGCGCACCAGGTCCCAACTCTGCGCGCGCACCCCCTCGTCGTCGAAACCGATGGTGGCCAAGCCGTGTTCGACGGTCCGGTCGGCGGTCACGTTCATCACCGGTGAGCCGTACTGCATGCTGTTCAGCTTGTCCGGGGTGGCGAACGAGGTGCCGGCGTAGGCGGCTTCGTAGCCGATGGCCCGGTCGTATTCGGTGGCGTGCCCGATGGATTCGTGGATGGTGAGCCACAGGTTGGACGGGTCGATGACCAGGTCGCATGCGCCGGCGGTGACGGTGGGCGCCTTCACCTTCTCGGCCAGCAACGCCGGCAACTCGGCCAGCTCGGCGCTCCAGTTCCAGACGCTGTCATCGGCGACGGCCTCCCAGCCGCGCGCCGTCGGCGGTGCCAGCGTGCGCATCGTCTCGAACGATCCGGCCGACGGGTCCACGCTGACAGCCTCCAGCGACGGCTGCACCCGCACCCGCTGCTGAGTCGTGGAGGTGCCGAAGGTGTCGGCGTAGTAGGTCTGCTCCTTGACCGCCTGCAGGCTGGCCGACACGTGGTCCACACCGTCGGCGGCCAGTAGTCGTTCCGAATAGTCGGCGAGCACGGCGATCTTGTCCGGTCCGGGCACCGTGAAGGGATCGATGCGGTAGTCCGACACCCAGCTCAGGTCGTCATAGACCGGCTCGGCGGCCAGCTCGATGCGTTCGCCGTTCAGCGGGGCCAGCGTGGTCGCGACCCGCACGGCGCGGCGCGCGGTGTCGGCGGCGACGGCCGGATCCAGTTCGGCGTGCGAGGCGAAGCCCCAGGTGCCGTCGACGATCACGCGCACCGCCAGCCCGATCTCGCGGTCCAGGGTGGAACTCTCCAGCTCGCCGTCGCGTAGCTGCACGACTTCGGTGGTGAGGCGGTGGATCCGCAGATCGGCGTAGCTGGCCCCGGCCGCGCGGGCCGCCGACAACGCGGCATCGGCCAGCGCCCGGCGGGGCAGCGCGAGGAAGTCGGGGTCGACGGTTCGACGTGTCACGGAACCCACCGTAATGGCAGGAGATTGTCGTCAGGGGCGGGTGGTCGCCGCGCCGCCCCTGACGACGGGTGGAAAGTGCTAGCGCAACGGGTCGAAGGCACGCAGGGCTTCGGGTTGCTTACCGGTGGTGATCTGTTCGGTCAGCAGCCGGCCGGTGACCGGTCCGTGCGCCAGGCCCCACATGCCGTGCCCGCCGGCCACATAGAGCCCGGCGCTGACCTGCCCGACCACCGGCAGTCCGTCCGCGCTGACCGGGCGCGGGCCGACCCAGACATCGCTGCGTCCCTCCCAGCGCACACCGTCGAGCAGGCGGGCCGCCGAGTCGACGATCGCGCGCACCCGGGCCGGGACCACGGGCTCATCGGGGCCGCGAAATTCCATGGTGCCCGCCACCCGCATCGCGCCACGGTAGGGCGTGCAGGCCACCCGCACGGTCGGCAGATAGATCGGGCCGGGCATCGCGCGGTCCAGCGGGACGGTGAACGAGTACCCCCGGCCGGCCCGGATCGGCACCCGGATCCAGTGCTCGGCGAGGTGGGGTAGCCATGCGCCGGTGGCCAGGACGACGGCGTCGGCGGTGAGGTCCTGACCACCGGCGGTGCGCACGACCACCCGGCCGTTGGTGCTCACATCGACGACGCGTTCGGTACGCAGCGTGGCACCGCGTTCGATCACCGCCCGCCCCAGTGCGGTCACGAACCGGCCGGGGTCGACGTAGCGCTGCCCTTCGACGGCCAGCGCCACGGTGGCGTCCGGCGCCGCCAGCGGCACCGCGTCACGTAGCGCCGCCCCGCTGAGTCGGCGGGTCTGCACCGGCAGTCCGGCACGCTCGAGCATCCCGATCTCGGCACCCAGTTCGTCGGCCGCGGCGTCGTTCTCGAACAGCGCGACAATCGGCGAGTCGGTGACCGGTGCGTCCACCCCGTTGGCGACGAGAACGTCGAAGGCCTCCACACATTCGGCGTTGAGCGGTTGGTTGGCGCGCACCACCCGCTCGGCGGAGGCATGGTTGCAGTGGCGCGCGAAGCTGGCCAGGAACCGGGCCAGCCCGAAGTCGGCGCGCAGTGGAATATGCAGTGGGGCCGAGGAATTGAACAGGGAACGCAACCCGTAGCCGAGGACGCCGGGCTGGTTGAGCGGAAGGGTCAGTGCCGGTGAGACCCACCCGGCGTTACCCCAGGACGAACCGGCCGCCACCCCCTCGCGGTCCACCACGGTGACCGCGACACCGCGCTCCTGCAGGAACCACGCCGTGGACAACCCGACGATCCCGGCTCCCACCACGATGACACTGCGCGGCCCCTCGCCGACGCGATCGACGCCGACCATGTGATCCCTCCGCTCCTTGGCTGGTAGTCACACCATCATGGGAGGGCCGCAGCGCGACGGCGCTGCGGAATCGGCCAATCCGCCGAGCGCCGATTGTCGGGTCCCGACAACCGGCAGGCAGGACCGGTCCGGGTGTGTCAGCTGGTGCTGAGGAAGGACGCCGCTTCGAGATACCCGGCGGCGCCGCAGACCACCGCCACCAGCGCGAGCACCACGTAATCGGCGGCGCTGGGGCGCGCCGGGGCGGCCGCGATCTGACCGGCCCCGCCGCGTGCGGTGATGGCATCGCCCATCTCGTCGGCGCGCCGCAGCGCCACCGTGACCGCGGCGGCCAGCAGGTCGATCACCTCGGAGATCCACTGCTTGCGTCGTTCACGACGGGTCTGCGCCCGGAGCCGCGGGCGCAGCCGCCGCGCCGCGTACAGCACGCTGAACTCGTCCATCAGCATCGGGAACGCCCGTAGCGCCAGCGCCAGGGTGGCGGCCCAGTCATCGACGGGCAGTTTCAGCCAGCGCAGCGGCCGGCACAACGTCGATACCGCAGGCGCGATTTCGGCGACGTTGGTGGTCCAGGACACCAGCGCGCCCAGGCCCAGCAGCACGATCGACACCGCGGTGACGCGCAGGAACTTCAGCAGCCCGCCGAGTTCGAGCTCGAGTCCGGCGAGGTCGACGATCGGGGTGCCGCCGGCGAAGGCCGCGGTGACCCCACCGAGCAGCACGATCAACCACAGCCAGCCCGGAATCGAGGGCAGCGCGCCCCGCGGGATCCGCGCCAGCACCACTGCGGCCGCCACCAGCAGCGTGACCAGCGCGATGGGCAGCCACCCTGGGTAGAACATCAACAGCACCGCCAGGGCGAGCACGGTGACGAGTTTCGTTCCGGCCCAGAGCCGGTGGATGACGGAGTCGCCGGGCACCGGTCGCAGCAGCACGACCGGGCGGCGTTGCGCGCTCATGAGGCGGCTCCCGACGCGACGGGCACCAGCGCGCCCTCATGGAGGTGCAGGGTGCGCGGGCACAGTTCTTCCAGCCCGGCGAAATCGTGGGATATCACCACGACCGTCAGCCCGCCCCGGCGCAGTTCCTCCAGCAGCCGCAGCAGTCCGCGGGCGCTGGCGGCGTCGAGCCCGGCCAACGGTTCGTCGAGCACGATGGCTCGCGGTGAGCGGGCCAGCAGCCCGGCCAGCACGACGCGGCGCATCTGGCCCCCGGAGAGTTGGTCGATACGACGGTCCGCCAGTGCGGGTTCCAGCCCGACGGTGGCCAGCGCGGCGACCACCCGGGCCCGGTCGCGGGCGGGGAAACCGGCGGCAGAGGCGATCTCGCGGTGCACGTGGCTGCGCATCAACTGCAGCCGGGCGGCCTGGAAGGACAGTGCGACCGCGCCGACCTGATCAGAGACCGGCTTGCCGTCGAGCAGACAGGTTCCGGTGGTGGGCAGGGTCAGCCCGGCGAGGATCCACGCCAGCGTCGACTTACCGGAGCCGTTGAGTCCGTGGATCAACACACCGTCACCCTCGTGCACGACCAGGTTGATATCGCGCAGAGCGGTTTTGGCCCAGGGGGTTCCGTCGGCGTAGCGGTGGCTGACGCCGGTGAGCTCCAGCACCGGCACCTCCGAGCGAGTCTCACCGCTGGGGGTGGGCACCTCGGCGGACTGCACCATCTCCGATCCGCCGGCCAGGTTGACCACCCGGTCGGCGGCCTCGGCTTCCTCGTTGTAGTGCGTGATGTGCACCAGCGACATGTCGCGCTTGCGGGTCAGCCCACCCAGCACCGACATCAGGCCGTCGCGGCCCTGCTGGTCGACCATGCTGGTGACCTCGTCGGCGATCAGCAGCGCGGGCTTGCGTGCCAGCGCGGCGGCCACCGCCAGACGTTGCAGCTCGCCGCCGGACAAACTGCCGGTGTCGCGTTCGCCCAGCCCCTCCAAGCCCACCTCGGAGAGCAGCTCGGGCACGTCGACGTGGGTACCTGGGGGCAGCCCCCACACCACATCGTCGGCAACCCGGGTGCCCAGCACCTGGCTCTCGGGGTGCTGCATGATCACCGCGGTGCCGCCCGGGGCGCCGAGCCCGACCCCGCCGGGACGCGCCACGGTGCCCTCGGTGGGTTCGCGTCCGGCGAGGATCAGCATCAGCGTGGTCTTGCCGGATCCGTTGGCGCCGGTGACGGCGAGGTGTTCGCCGGGGTGTACGTCCATCGACAGCGGGCCGAGCGCGTCGCGGGTGGTTCCGGGATAGCGGAACACCACATCACGCAGGGCCATCGGGACCGGCACG
It includes:
- a CDS encoding metallopeptidase TldD-related protein, translated to MIAAQQLVDQVLAEAARLGGADETTVIVTDRADASLRWAGNSMTTNGESRGRSTTVISVVRRGEQAHVGSVSSTEVDQAALAALVAASQAAATSAPAASDNAPALPGGPAPEDWDTPVPSTGADVFADVATSLVRGFRGEDRLYGYARHILETTFVATSGGLRRRFTQPTGSVEINAKRGGASAWAGVGTPDFVNVPTDGLLDELSTRLGWAARTVELPAGRYETLMPPSTVADMLIYLGWSMDGRGAQEGRTALSAPGGTRVGEKLTDLGLTLYSDPAAPGQECTPFVVASRSSEQSSIFDNGMDIGRVDWLRDGTINALAYPRAAAAEFGAPVTVPADNLLMTGGTRSLADMIAGTERGLLLTTLWYIRTVDPAVLLLTGLTRDGVYLIEDGAVTAAVNNFRFNESPLDLLRRATEAGISEPTLPREWGDWATRATMPSLRIPDFHMSSVSQAQ
- a CDS encoding TldD/PmbA family protein, giving the protein MTRRTVDPDFLALPRRALADAALSAARAAGASYADLRIHRLTTEVVQLRDGELESSTLDREIGLAVRVIVDGTWGFASHAELDPAVAADTARRAVRVATTLAPLNGERIELAAEPVYDDLSWVSDYRIDPFTVPGPDKIAVLADYSERLLAADGVDHVSASLQAVKEQTYYADTFGTSTTQQRVRVQPSLEAVSVDPSAGSFETMRTLAPPTARGWEAVADDSVWNWSAELAELPALLAEKVKAPTVTAGACDLVIDPSNLWLTIHESIGHATEYDRAIGYEAAYAGTSFATPDKLNSMQYGSPVMNVTADRTVEHGLATIGFDDEGVRAQSWDLVRDGLFVGYQLDRVFAPRLGESRSNGCSYADSAHHVPIQRMANVSLQPGAADLSTDDLISRVSEGIYIVGDKSWSIDMQRYNFQFTGQRFFRIRDGKLDGQLRDVAYQATTTDFWGSMEAVGGPSTWRLGGAFNCGKAQPGQVAPVSHGCPSALFRGVNVLNTQAESGRS
- a CDS encoding FAD-dependent oxidoreductase, which gives rise to MVGVDRVGEGPRSVIVVGAGIVGLSTAWFLQERGVAVTVVDREGVAAGSSWGNAGWVSPALTLPLNQPGVLGYGLRSLFNSSAPLHIPLRADFGLARFLASFARHCNHASAERVVRANQPLNAECVEAFDVLVANGVDAPVTDSPIVALFENDAAADELGAEIGMLERAGLPVQTRRLSGAALRDAVPLAAPDATVALAVEGQRYVDPGRFVTALGRAVIERGATLRTERVVDVSTNGRVVVRTAGGQDLTADAVVLATGAWLPHLAEHWIRVPIRAGRGYSFTVPLDRAMPGPIYLPTVRVACTPYRGAMRVAGTMEFRGPDEPVVPARVRAIVDSAARLLDGVRWEGRSDVWVGPRPVSADGLPVVGQVSAGLYVAGGHGMWGLAHGPVTGRLLTEQITTGKQPEALRAFDPLR
- a CDS encoding CbiQ family ECF transporter T component, whose amino-acid sequence is MSAQRRPVVLLRPVPGDSVIHRLWAGTKLVTVLALAVLLMFYPGWLPIALVTLLVAAAVVLARIPRGALPSIPGWLWLIVLLGGVTAAFAGGTPIVDLAGLELELGGLLKFLRVTAVSIVLLGLGALVSWTTNVAEIAPAVSTLCRPLRWLKLPVDDWAATLALALRAFPMLMDEFSVLYAARRLRPRLRAQTRRERRKQWISEVIDLLAAAVTVALRRADEMGDAITARGGAGQIAAAPARPSAADYVVLALVAVVCGAAGYLEAASFLSTS
- a CDS encoding DUF2232 domain-containing protein, whose translation is MPPGSPTLRRAGSLQPNELAQAAVMAALCAAIAIIAVVVPFAAALSLLGTVPMGLLAYRYRLRVVLAATIAAALIAFLIGGFGGLMTVINCAYIGGLTGIVKRRGRGLPVVVLVSVVAGAIFGIAAVVALLIASRLRELVFTAMTANVDGSVAIWSYIPELRPAAEKFRELFGLALEHWPILIFCYGLFAIMGVSLVGWWALSRVLARLLGVPDVHKLETVITDGPVVPVPMALRDVVFRYPGTTRDALGPLSMDVHPGEHLAVTGANGSGKTTLMLILAGREPTEGTVARPGGVGLGAPGGTAVIMQHPESQVLGTRVADDVVWGLPPGTHVDVPELLSEVGLEGLGERDTGSLSGGELQRLAVAAALARKPALLIADEVTSMVDQQGRDGLMSVLGGLTRKRDMSLVHITHYNEEAEAADRVVNLAGGSEMVQSAEVPTPSGETRSEVPVLELTGVSHRYADGTPWAKTALRDINLVVHEGDGVLIHGLNGSGKSTLAWILAGLTLPTTGTCLLDGKPVSDQVGAVALSFQAARLQLMRSHVHREIASAAGFPARDRARVVAALATVGLEPALADRRIDQLSGGQMRRVVLAGLLARSPRAIVLDEPLAGLDAASARGLLRLLEELRRGGLTVVVISHDFAGLEELCPRTLHLHEGALVPVASGAAS